In Alistipes ihumii AP11, a genomic segment contains:
- a CDS encoding POTRA domain-containing protein: MGKLAPIILAILLFCPHARANSGTDMPAAADTVADEKKRSGLSRLIQNTISAPKRDRQAELEAARKDMEYFSRYDGKTIGQVVIVRNNVFDRDTERWGERKVNAIHRLTRESQIRKDLFIRPGDVFDAATIIRNRRLIRSRDYISDVSIEAVPADADTSTVDLIVTTRDKWTISLDAEVSSNGNSFVKLYDDNILGWGHMFAISTYINYKNGHYGGNVFEYENPNIMGTFFSGRLIAGHGFDHTDYGAEIKKEFIRPTDYGAGASFYYQKEPIGIYPLDSTVQSRDREWNLWFGKSRYIRGLNSSFFFTGRYNDLRFTQRPDVADTLNPYFHNKRSVLLSVGLYRERFRTSNLIYGYGVNEDIAYGFRFTLTGGHTWGEFGNRWYVGGDFSAGYFTSFGYMRWSIELGSYINTRDGKFYRTALVSNINYFSNLLGTGRYKVRQFLNFNYTRGWNRLDGFRESIGFVDEARLRGLREDVYGCHRLVGTSETVVFTPWKIHEFRFAMYGFADLGLIGNDMNLFGNRFFSTIGVGVRIKNENLVFGTINIRLGIALSGDGFRKADYFHISSEQRKDPLRYIPEQAAPVDYR, from the coding sequence ATGGGGAAACTCGCTCCGATCATATTGGCTATCCTGCTGTTTTGCCCGCACGCCCGGGCGAACAGCGGGACGGATATGCCTGCGGCAGCCGACACCGTCGCCGACGAAAAGAAAAGGAGCGGATTGTCCCGGCTGATACAAAACACGATTTCGGCTCCTAAACGCGACCGACAGGCCGAGCTGGAAGCCGCCCGGAAAGATATGGAGTATTTCAGTCGGTACGACGGGAAAACGATCGGGCAAGTCGTCATCGTCCGCAACAACGTCTTCGACCGCGATACCGAGCGATGGGGCGAGCGGAAAGTCAACGCCATCCACAGGCTTACCCGCGAAAGCCAGATACGCAAGGACCTGTTCATCCGGCCGGGAGATGTCTTCGACGCAGCCACGATCATACGGAACCGGCGACTGATTCGCTCGCGGGACTACATATCGGACGTGAGTATCGAAGCCGTTCCGGCCGATGCGGACACCTCGACGGTCGATCTGATCGTCACCACGCGCGACAAATGGACGATCAGCCTCGACGCCGAGGTCAGCAGTAACGGCAACTCGTTCGTGAAACTGTACGACGACAACATACTGGGCTGGGGACACATGTTCGCAATAAGCACCTATATCAACTACAAGAACGGCCATTACGGAGGAAACGTATTCGAGTACGAGAATCCGAATATCATGGGAACCTTTTTCAGCGGCCGCCTGATCGCCGGGCACGGTTTCGACCATACGGACTACGGAGCCGAGATAAAAAAGGAATTCATCCGGCCGACCGACTACGGAGCCGGAGCCTCCTTCTACTACCAAAAAGAGCCTATCGGCATCTATCCGCTCGACAGCACCGTGCAGAGTCGGGACAGGGAGTGGAACCTATGGTTCGGCAAATCCCGCTATATCAGGGGGCTGAACAGCAGCTTTTTTTTTACGGGCCGCTACAACGACCTGCGGTTTACCCAGCGACCGGATGTCGCCGACACGCTGAACCCGTACTTTCACAACAAGCGGTCGGTTCTGCTGAGCGTCGGACTGTACCGCGAGCGATTCCGTACGTCCAATCTGATCTACGGCTACGGCGTCAACGAGGATATCGCCTACGGATTCCGGTTCACGCTGACCGGCGGCCACACATGGGGCGAATTCGGAAACCGGTGGTACGTCGGGGGAGATTTCAGCGCGGGTTACTTCACCTCGTTCGGCTACATGCGCTGGAGCATCGAATTGGGCAGCTACATCAACACGCGGGACGGGAAGTTCTACCGCACGGCCTTGGTCTCCAATATCAACTATTTCTCCAATTTGCTGGGAACAGGGCGCTACAAGGTCCGGCAGTTCCTGAATTTCAATTACACCCGAGGCTGGAACCGGCTCGACGGGTTCCGCGAGAGCATCGGCTTCGTCGACGAGGCGCGCCTGCGCGGACTGAGAGAGGATGTCTACGGCTGTCATCGCCTGGTCGGAACCTCGGAAACCGTCGTTTTCACGCCGTGGAAGATTCACGAATTCCGTTTCGCGATGTACGGATTCGCCGATTTGGGCCTGATCGGCAACGACATGAATCTGTTCGGCAACCGTTTTTTCTCGACAATAGGGGTAGGCGTGCGGATCAAGAACGAAAATCTCGTATTCGGCACGATCAATATCCGGTTGGGCATAGCCCTCAGCGGAGACGGGTTCAGGAAGGCCGACTATTTCCATATCAGCAGCGAGCAGCGTAAAGATCCGCTCCGTTACATCCCCGAGCAAGCCGCCCCTGTCGACTACCGATAG
- the zupT gene encoding zinc transporter ZupT, which yields MEAPVLYAFLLTLGAGLATGIGSAIAFFANHTNRKFLSFSLGVSAGVMIYVSFVEILHGAQISLEEILGVRGGMSVCALAFFGGMLLSALIDRIVPSAENPHEFKSVENMDAPAPPRHRMMRTGLLTALVVGIHNFPEGIATFMASVDSTEIGLAIAAAIAIHNIPEGIAVSVPVYYATGSRKKAFWYSFLSGISEPVGALAAYLVLMPFMSPVLLNCVFAAVAGIMVFISLDELLPAAREYGQPHIAIYGLLSGMAVMALSLILLS from the coding sequence ATGGAAGCGCCTGTGCTATACGCGTTCCTGCTGACGCTCGGGGCCGGTCTGGCTACGGGTATCGGCAGTGCGATCGCGTTTTTCGCGAACCATACGAACCGGAAATTCCTTTCCTTCTCGCTCGGCGTATCGGCCGGGGTGATGATCTACGTGTCGTTCGTCGAAATACTGCACGGTGCCCAGATCTCGCTGGAGGAGATACTGGGCGTGCGCGGAGGCATGTCGGTCTGTGCGCTCGCTTTTTTCGGAGGTATGTTGCTGTCGGCCCTGATCGACCGGATCGTCCCTTCGGCCGAGAACCCGCATGAGTTCAAGAGCGTGGAAAATATGGACGCTCCCGCGCCGCCCCGGCACAGAATGATGCGCACGGGATTGCTGACGGCGCTGGTCGTGGGCATTCACAATTTTCCGGAGGGAATAGCCACATTTATGGCTTCGGTCGATTCGACCGAGATAGGTCTCGCTATCGCCGCCGCCATAGCGATTCACAACATTCCGGAAGGGATCGCCGTCTCTGTCCCCGTCTATTATGCGACCGGCAGCCGCAAGAAGGCGTTCTGGTACTCGTTTCTGTCGGGAATATCCGAGCCGGTCGGCGCGTTGGCAGCCTACCTCGTGCTGATGCCTTTCATGTCTCCCGTGCTGCTGAACTGCGTGTTCGCCGCCGTCGCCGGCATCATGGTCTTCATTTCGCTGGACGAGCTGCTGCCTGCCGCGCGGGAGTACGGCCAGCCTCATATAGCGATTTACGGCTTGTTGAGCGGCATGGCCGTGATGGCCCTCAGTTTGATTCTGCTATCCTGA
- the purE gene encoding 5-(carboxyamino)imidazole ribonucleotide mutase, translating into MTPKVSIIMGSTSDMKVMEAAAAFLDEMEIPYEINALSAHRVPEMVADFAKNAHRRGIRAIIAGAGGAAHLPGVIAAHTPVPVIGVPIKSSNSIDGWDSILSILQMPSGIPVATMALDGARNAAILAVQILAAGDEALMRKLIAFKQDLARKIERANEELSQVSRPFKTN; encoded by the coding sequence ATGACACCGAAAGTCAGTATCATCATGGGCAGCACTTCCGACATGAAAGTCATGGAGGCTGCCGCCGCTTTTCTCGACGAAATGGAGATTCCCTACGAGATCAACGCCTTGTCGGCGCACCGGGTGCCCGAAATGGTCGCCGATTTCGCCAAGAACGCTCACCGGAGAGGTATCCGGGCGATTATCGCCGGAGCCGGCGGAGCGGCCCACCTGCCCGGCGTGATAGCCGCCCATACGCCGGTTCCCGTAATCGGCGTGCCGATCAAGTCGTCCAACTCGATCGACGGCTGGGACAGCATCCTGTCGATTTTGCAGATGCCCTCGGGTATTCCCGTGGCGACCATGGCGCTGGACGGGGCGCGTAACGCCGCGATTCTGGCCGTTCAGATTCTGGCTGCCGGAGACGAGGCTCTGATGCGCAAACTGATCGCCTTCAAACAGGACCTCGCCCGGAAGATCGAGCGCGCCAATGAGGAGCTTTCGCAGGTCAGCCGGCCTTTCAAGACGAACTAA
- the hpt gene encoding hypoxanthine phosphoribosyltransferase, whose amino-acid sequence MKTIRLHDKNFRLAIPNGRICDAIGRVADRINKDYAGRETPLFVGVLNGSFMFMAELMQRITLDCEASFVKIASYSGTASTGKVHELIGLSTDIRGRHVVIVEDIVDTGASIEHTVNLLKAKAPASIAVATLLFKPEVYRKEIGIDYCALKVSNRFLVGFGLDYDQLGRNLKDIYEATDE is encoded by the coding sequence ATGAAAACGATCCGGCTTCACGACAAAAATTTCAGGCTCGCCATACCCAACGGGCGTATCTGCGATGCGATCGGCCGGGTCGCCGACCGTATCAATAAGGATTATGCCGGACGAGAGACGCCGCTTTTCGTCGGCGTACTCAACGGTTCGTTCATGTTCATGGCCGAGCTGATGCAACGCATCACGCTGGACTGCGAAGCGTCTTTCGTCAAAATCGCCTCGTACAGCGGCACCGCTTCGACCGGGAAAGTACATGAATTGATCGGGCTGAGCACCGATATTCGCGGACGGCACGTCGTCATCGTCGAGGACATCGTCGATACGGGCGCCAGCATCGAGCACACGGTGAACCTGCTCAAGGCGAAGGCTCCCGCGAGCATCGCCGTCGCCACGCTGCTGTTCAAGCCGGAAGTGTACCGCAAGGAGATCGGGATCGATTACTGTGCGCTGAAAGTTTCCAACCGCTTCCTGGTCGGGTTCGGGCTCGACTACGATCAGTTGGGACGCAATCTGAAAGATATTTACGAGGCAACCGATGAATAA
- a CDS encoding 7-carboxy-7-deazaguanine synthase QueE encodes MNNDPFCGGRKLPLVEDFYTIQGEGFHAGKPAYFIRLGGCDVGCRWCDAKMTWNPRLYPPVEVDSIVERACSYPAQAIVITGGEPSLYPLDYLTERLTERGLEIFLETSGAHELTGRFDWICLSPKRQQPPVDSIYPRADELKVIVESEEDFRWAETNAARVAAGCRLYLQPEWSRYDRIVGPVVEYAKANPRWNISVQAHKFMRIP; translated from the coding sequence ATGAATAACGATCCGTTTTGCGGGGGCAGGAAACTGCCGCTCGTCGAAGATTTCTATACGATACAAGGCGAAGGCTTCCACGCCGGCAAGCCGGCTTATTTCATCCGTTTGGGCGGATGCGACGTGGGATGCCGCTGGTGCGACGCCAAAATGACGTGGAATCCCCGGCTCTACCCGCCGGTCGAAGTCGATTCGATCGTCGAGAGGGCCTGCAGCTATCCGGCGCAGGCCATCGTCATTACGGGAGGGGAGCCCTCGCTCTATCCGCTGGACTATCTGACGGAGCGGCTGACGGAACGGGGTCTCGAAATATTCCTCGAAACCTCGGGTGCGCACGAACTGACAGGCCGTTTCGACTGGATCTGCCTCTCTCCCAAAAGACAGCAGCCCCCCGTAGACAGTATTTATCCGAGAGCCGACGAACTGAAAGTGATCGTCGAAAGCGAGGAAGACTTCCGATGGGCCGAGACCAACGCCGCCCGGGTAGCCGCCGGGTGCAGACTGTACCTGCAACCCGAATGGAGCCGTTACGACCGGATCGTCGGGCCGGTCGTCGAATACGCCAAGGCGAATCCCCGATGGAACATCTCCGTACAGGCCCACAAATTCATGCGGATTCCTTGA
- a CDS encoding glycosyltransferase family 2 protein, whose product MKKICLLIPCYNEEATVAKVVSDFRRCLPEMEIYVYDNNSTDGTTREALGAGARVVAEPAQGKGNVVRSMFRDIDADAYVMVDGDDTYPAEALMRVLQPVLDGRADMVIGDRLSNGSYERENRRNFHSLGNNLVRSAVNRFFGTSLSDIMTGYRAFSRRFVKNFPALSGGFQLETEMTIFALSHHMRIVEVPIDFTERPEGSFSKLSTFRDGAKVLLCIFNMYRHYRPLAFFSWAALLLALFAIAVGVPVVIEYVRFHFVYKVPSAVLASGLFGISVMVFLCGVILDTISHNERAAFERQLKNRNT is encoded by the coding sequence ATGAAAAAAATCTGCCTGCTGATTCCCTGTTACAACGAGGAGGCGACCGTAGCCAAGGTCGTGTCCGATTTCCGCCGTTGTCTGCCGGAAATGGAAATTTACGTCTACGACAACAATTCGACGGACGGGACGACCCGCGAGGCGCTCGGGGCCGGAGCCCGCGTCGTCGCCGAACCCGCCCAAGGCAAAGGTAACGTCGTCCGCAGCATGTTTCGCGACATCGATGCCGACGCCTATGTCATGGTGGACGGAGACGATACGTATCCGGCCGAGGCACTGATGCGGGTTTTGCAGCCCGTGCTCGACGGCCGGGCGGACATGGTGATCGGCGACCGGCTGTCGAACGGTTCGTACGAGCGGGAGAACCGCCGGAATTTCCATTCGCTGGGGAACAATCTGGTCCGGTCCGCCGTAAACCGCTTCTTCGGGACCTCGCTCTCCGACATCATGACCGGCTACCGGGCGTTCAGCCGCCGCTTCGTGAAAAATTTCCCAGCCTTGAGCGGCGGGTTTCAGCTGGAAACCGAGATGACCATTTTCGCGCTGAGCCATCACATGCGGATCGTCGAGGTGCCGATCGATTTTACCGAGCGCCCCGAAGGGAGCTTCTCGAAGCTCAGCACGTTCCGCGACGGAGCGAAAGTGCTGTTGTGCATTTTCAACATGTACCGTCATTATCGGCCGCTGGCCTTTTTCTCGTGGGCGGCGCTGTTGCTGGCGCTGTTCGCGATCGCGGTCGGCGTGCCGGTAGTGATCGAATACGTCCGCTTCCATTTCGTGTACAAGGTGCCGTCGGCCGTTTTGGCCAGCGGGCTTTTCGGCATCTCCGTAATGGTTTTCCTGTGCGGGGTGATTCTCGACACGATCTCGCACAACGAGCGGGCAGCCTTTGAGCGTCAATTGAAAAATCGGAATACATGA
- a CDS encoding GtrA family protein — protein MTIGTWIGKYAIVRHVLVGGTATVVHFGTYYALTALSVNYNLAFTAGVALSLAFNFVASSRFTFRTGLSAGRGLRFCGAHAVNYLLSVGLLNLYVRLGVSEYVAPLLVWPVAVPINYLMVRYSLTGGAGRRSEGSDTRKPISE, from the coding sequence ATGACGATCGGAACATGGATAGGAAAATACGCGATCGTCCGGCATGTGCTGGTCGGAGGCACGGCTACGGTTGTTCATTTCGGAACCTATTATGCGCTGACGGCCCTGAGCGTGAATTATAATCTGGCCTTTACCGCAGGCGTCGCGCTGAGCCTCGCGTTCAATTTCGTCGCCTCGAGCCGGTTTACGTTCCGAACCGGACTTTCCGCCGGTCGCGGGCTTCGTTTCTGCGGAGCTCATGCGGTCAATTATCTGTTGAGCGTCGGTCTGCTCAATCTGTATGTCCGGCTCGGAGTCTCGGAATACGTGGCTCCCCTGCTCGTCTGGCCGGTTGCCGTTCCGATCAACTACCTGATGGTCCGCTATTCGCTGACCGGCGGGGCGGGAAGGCGGTCTGAGGGTTCCGATACCCGTAAACCGATATCCGAATGA
- a CDS encoding FtsB family cell division protein: MILGKFFKDRRLWLITIAVFILVITVFDKNNLIEAWRLKQKINELEAQKDYYQNKITEDSTILENLKDDWFLEQYAREHYLMKREDETIYLLK, translated from the coding sequence ATGATTCTCGGAAAATTCTTCAAGGACAGGCGCCTGTGGCTGATTACGATCGCCGTGTTCATACTGGTGATAACGGTATTCGACAAGAACAACCTGATCGAGGCATGGCGTCTCAAGCAGAAGATCAACGAGCTGGAGGCGCAAAAGGACTATTATCAGAATAAGATCACCGAGGACAGCACGATTCTGGAGAACCTCAAGGACGACTGGTTTCTGGAGCAGTACGCGCGGGAACACTATCTGATGAAACGCGAGGATGAAACGATCTATTTGCTCAAGTGA
- the thiD gene encoding bifunctional hydroxymethylpyrimidine kinase/phosphomethylpyrimidine kinase, with amino-acid sequence MERFKRVLSVAGSDSGGGAGIQADLKTIAACGCYGMTAITAVTVQNTQGVRGVYAVPADVVAGQIDAVLEDIGVDAVKLGMLPSEEIIAETARLIRKYGVWHVVMDPVMIATSGDRLVAESAVEAILRHIFPLAALVTPNIPEAEYLTGLKIRSEDDFPRAAGRLVEKGARGVLLKAGHLQGAELTEYLYTADGVEQRYRYERIDTPNTHGTGCTLSSAVASFLAQGHELPEAVRRAEDYVHGAIMAGREYRTGCGHGPVHHFYRFWK; translated from the coding sequence ATGGAACGATTCAAAAGGGTACTTTCGGTCGCCGGCTCGGACAGCGGAGGCGGAGCCGGCATTCAGGCCGATCTGAAAACGATCGCGGCCTGCGGCTGCTACGGCATGACCGCCATAACGGCCGTGACGGTTCAGAATACGCAGGGCGTACGCGGAGTGTATGCCGTTCCGGCAGACGTAGTCGCAGGACAGATCGATGCCGTGCTGGAAGACATAGGGGTCGATGCGGTGAAACTGGGGATGCTTCCCTCGGAGGAGATAATCGCCGAGACGGCCCGCCTGATCCGGAAGTACGGGGTCTGGCATGTCGTGATGGATCCCGTGATGATCGCTACGTCGGGAGATCGCTTGGTCGCCGAGTCGGCCGTCGAGGCGATATTGCGCCATATTTTCCCGCTGGCGGCTCTCGTAACGCCGAATATTCCGGAAGCTGAGTATCTGACCGGACTGAAAATTCGCTCCGAAGACGACTTCCCTCGTGCTGCCGGCCGGCTCGTGGAGAAGGGCGCGCGCGGAGTGCTGCTCAAGGCCGGGCATTTGCAAGGAGCCGAACTGACCGAATACCTGTACACGGCGGACGGCGTCGAACAGCGTTACCGCTACGAGCGGATCGACACGCCGAACACGCACGGCACGGGCTGTACGCTCTCCTCGGCCGTCGCGTCGTTTCTCGCGCAGGGGCACGAGTTGCCGGAGGCCGTCCGTCGTGCGGAGGACTATGTGCATGGGGCGATCATGGCCGGGCGCGAGTATCGGACCGGGTGCGGGCACGGTCCCGTTCATCATTTTTACAGGTTCTGGAAATAG
- the thiL gene encoding thiamine-phosphate kinase gives MQLNELGEFGLIGLIREKFASVSAAGYEGIGDDCAVMPCGDGTSLVVTTDMLIEEVHFRLCTTDPYRLGRKSLAVNLSDIAAMGAAPAASFLSIALPPDTAVEWVERFLDGYRSLSSEFFVPLLGGDTTASPGQLAISVTAVGRVPDSEIKRRASARPGDRIFVTGTLGDSAQGLADLREGRPGTEFVAAHLDPKPYVREGVWLGKQRAVRAMMDLSDGLASDLGHILKASGAGAEISVERIPTRTTVELAVTGGEDYRLLLTTDPDEADALIERYAQRFGTPLYEIGRIIEGSGIRWKENGRAIRPRWQGFRHF, from the coding sequence ATGCAACTGAACGAATTGGGCGAATTCGGCCTGATCGGCCTGATCCGGGAAAAATTCGCTTCTGTTTCCGCCGCCGGGTACGAGGGTATCGGGGACGACTGCGCGGTGATGCCCTGCGGCGACGGCACGTCGCTGGTCGTGACGACCGACATGCTGATCGAAGAGGTGCATTTCCGCCTGTGCACGACCGATCCCTATCGTTTGGGACGCAAATCCCTTGCCGTAAATCTGAGCGATATAGCGGCCATGGGGGCCGCTCCGGCGGCTTCTTTTCTTTCGATCGCCTTGCCTCCGGACACGGCGGTCGAATGGGTCGAGCGGTTTTTGGACGGCTATCGCAGCCTGTCGTCCGAGTTTTTCGTTCCGTTGCTCGGAGGAGACACGACCGCTTCGCCGGGGCAGCTCGCGATTAGCGTGACGGCTGTCGGGCGCGTGCCCGACAGCGAGATCAAACGCCGCGCTTCGGCTCGTCCCGGAGACCGGATTTTCGTCACGGGTACGCTGGGCGATTCGGCTCAGGGGCTGGCCGATCTTCGGGAAGGCAGGCCCGGGACGGAGTTCGTCGCGGCTCATCTCGACCCGAAACCGTACGTGCGCGAAGGCGTTTGGCTCGGAAAGCAGCGGGCCGTCCGAGCGATGATGGACCTTTCCGACGGGTTGGCTTCGGATCTGGGACATATACTGAAGGCTTCGGGGGCCGGAGCGGAGATTTCCGTCGAGCGCATACCGACCCGTACGACGGTCGAACTGGCCGTAACGGGCGGAGAGGACTACCGTTTGCTGTTGACGACCGATCCCGATGAAGCGGACGCGCTGATCGAGCGGTACGCGCAGAGGTTCGGGACTCCGCTTTACGAGATCGGCCGGATAATCGAAGGTAGCGGTATCCGGTGGAAAGAGAACGGCCGCGCGATCCGTCCGCGTTGGCAGGGATTCCGCCATTTCTGA
- the aroQ gene encoding type II 3-dehydroquinate dehydratase: MKLLIINGPNLNLLGQREKGIYGERTFESYLEELRGRFPGVTIDCYQSNIEGEIVDRLHASQDVYDGVVINAGAYTHTSIAIADAIGGIRTPVVEVHISCILAREEYRHVSLIAPKCKGSVMGFGLDSYRLGLLSFME, encoded by the coding sequence ATGAAACTGCTGATCATAAACGGTCCCAATCTGAATCTGCTCGGACAACGCGAAAAAGGCATCTACGGAGAACGGACGTTCGAGTCCTATCTGGAAGAACTGCGCGGACGATTCCCCGGGGTGACGATCGACTGCTACCAGTCCAACATCGAAGGCGAGATCGTCGACCGGCTCCACGCCTCGCAGGACGTCTACGACGGAGTCGTGATCAATGCCGGAGCCTATACCCATACCTCGATCGCAATCGCCGATGCGATCGGAGGCATCCGCACGCCGGTGGTCGAGGTGCACATTTCCTGTATTCTGGCCCGGGAGGAGTACCGCCACGTCTCGCTGATCGCGCCCAAATGCAAGGGGTCGGTCATGGGCTTCGGACTCGACTCGTACCGGCTCGGTCTGCTCAGTTTCATGGAATGA
- the pyk gene encoding pyruvate kinase, giving the protein MDKRTKIIATISDKRCEVEFIRSLYEAGMNAVRINTAHVTTRSAATIVENVRRVSEKIAIIIDTKGPEIRLTGMAAGFESGIPIEKGQLVRMKGTAEDRPSSDQTIYLNDPTIYDAVPTGSIILIDDGELELQVVDKADDELVCEVHNGGVIKPRKSVNIPGVPIDLPSVTDKDHEFINWAIDMDIDFIAHSFVRKKSDVLAVKKILKDRNSSIKIISKIENSEGVDNIDEILDETYGIMVARGDLGVEIPAERIPVTQRLLVKKCIESKKPVIIATQMLHTMIEHPRPTRAEISDVANAIYQRVDAVMLSGETANGLYPVEAVATMARVAREIENDEVNNGPNIDMNLVRINNEITAQLARSAVRASINLRVKAIVIDTLSGRTGRYVAAFRGQMPVYAVCYRKSTMRQLALSYGVHAIYCEPSVSREGFLLNILYYLEDRKWLSKEDLIVVLGGSFGAATGASFLEIGNVLNLEHKALSQYNAYRKD; this is encoded by the coding sequence ATGGATAAAAGAACCAAAATAATCGCCACGATCTCGGACAAGCGCTGCGAGGTAGAGTTCATCCGCTCCCTGTACGAGGCCGGCATGAACGCCGTGCGTATCAACACGGCTCACGTCACGACCCGCAGCGCGGCGACGATCGTCGAAAACGTCCGCCGCGTCTCCGAGAAGATCGCTATCATCATCGACACCAAAGGACCCGAAATCCGCCTGACCGGCATGGCCGCCGGCTTCGAGAGCGGCATTCCCATCGAAAAGGGACAGCTTGTCCGGATGAAGGGCACGGCCGAAGACCGTCCGTCGAGCGATCAAACGATATATCTGAACGACCCGACGATATACGATGCGGTTCCGACCGGATCGATCATCCTGATAGACGACGGCGAACTCGAACTGCAAGTGGTCGACAAAGCCGATGACGAGCTGGTCTGCGAGGTGCATAACGGCGGCGTAATCAAACCCCGCAAGAGCGTGAACATTCCCGGCGTACCGATCGACCTTCCCTCGGTGACGGACAAGGACCACGAGTTCATCAATTGGGCGATCGACATGGATATCGACTTCATCGCCCACTCGTTCGTCCGGAAAAAGTCGGACGTTCTGGCCGTCAAGAAGATACTCAAGGACCGCAACAGCTCGATCAAAATCATCTCGAAAATCGAGAACAGCGAAGGCGTAGACAATATCGACGAGATACTCGACGAGACGTACGGTATTATGGTCGCCCGGGGCGATCTGGGCGTCGAGATTCCGGCCGAGCGGATTCCGGTCACGCAGCGGCTGCTCGTCAAGAAGTGCATCGAGAGCAAAAAGCCCGTCATCATCGCCACGCAGATGCTTCATACGATGATCGAGCATCCGAGGCCGACCCGGGCCGAAATCAGCGACGTGGCCAATGCGATCTATCAGCGGGTGGACGCCGTGATGCTGAGCGGTGAAACGGCCAACGGGCTCTATCCGGTCGAGGCCGTCGCCACGATGGCCCGCGTAGCGCGAGAGATCGAGAACGACGAAGTGAACAACGGTCCGAACATCGATATGAATCTGGTGCGCATCAACAACGAAATCACGGCTCAGCTCGCGCGCTCCGCCGTACGGGCTTCGATCAACCTGCGCGTCAAGGCGATCGTCATCGACACGCTGTCGGGCCGTACCGGACGCTACGTAGCGGCGTTCCGGGGGCAGATGCCGGTCTATGCCGTCTGCTACCGCAAGAGCACGATGCGTCAACTGGCTCTCTCGTACGGCGTCCATGCGATCTATTGCGAGCCTTCCGTCAGCCGCGAAGGCTTCTTGTTGAACATACTCTACTATCTCGAAGACCGGAAATGGCTCTCCAAGGAAGACCTGATCGTCGTATTGGGCGGCAGCTTCGGAGCGGCTACAGGCGCGTCTTTCCTCGAAATAGGAAACGTGCTGAATCTGGAGCACAAAGCCCTGAGTCAATACAATGCTTACAGAAAGGATTGA